The following coding sequences lie in one Candidatus Methanomethylophilaceae archaeon genomic window:
- a CDS encoding radical SAM protein, which produces MAKEIIVALIDGYIDDPAALGVPPYISPMIRSIAGAAIDAGADRVEYVSIDMIRKGKKIPDASVTIVLSGNTVPGKYLRSMPMSSKELESIFPRLKGWRLISGSATDSAIAQKFDFIIRKDPAASLYDGMMGKEVRERLRTLDEWNRWMLLGADIVTQHQDFPQPLVAEIESYRGCHRYATGGCSYCIEPLKGKPLTRKPEDILAEARKLRDLGVTNIRVGGQTCIVSYGSDDESSVPKPNVAAIKKLFEGLSSMGFSTMHVDNADAAVIATYPDESREVLKTIVECCTDGNVLALGMESADPRVYMENNLNSTSDQVLTAVRLINEVGNERGPRGMPKLLPGINIICGLDGETAATYAMDLDFLRKIRDENLMVRRINIRQVLPVRREFDVKVDQRRFKKFKEEVRSEVDRAMLERVAPYGTVLKDVYAELNDGNVTFGRQIGSYPLLVGIPYRMETEKFYDVFITDWGFRSITGVTYPFDINRLPLSALESLPGIGKKRAAKLVLERPFSGPEDLAEAIGDPEVAEKLLRIVWPSQ; this is translated from the coding sequence ATGGCGAAGGAGATCATTGTCGCTTTGATAGACGGCTACATCGACGACCCGGCGGCGCTTGGCGTCCCGCCGTACATCTCTCCGATGATCCGCTCCATCGCCGGGGCAGCTATCGATGCGGGAGCGGACAGAGTGGAATACGTTTCCATCGACATGATCCGCAAAGGGAAGAAGATTCCGGACGCATCTGTCACTATAGTCTTATCAGGAAATACAGTCCCGGGAAAATACCTCCGCTCCATGCCGATGTCCTCGAAGGAACTGGAGAGCATCTTCCCCCGCCTGAAGGGATGGCGCCTGATAAGCGGCTCGGCGACGGACTCCGCGATCGCCCAGAAATTCGATTTCATCATCAGAAAAGACCCGGCAGCATCCCTCTACGATGGGATGATGGGAAAAGAAGTCAGAGAAAGGCTGCGCACGCTGGACGAATGGAACAGGTGGATGCTCCTGGGGGCAGACATCGTCACCCAGCACCAGGATTTCCCTCAGCCGCTGGTCGCCGAGATAGAATCCTACCGCGGATGCCACAGATACGCCACGGGAGGGTGCTCCTATTGCATAGAGCCCCTCAAAGGGAAGCCCCTGACCAGAAAACCCGAGGACATACTGGCCGAAGCCCGGAAGCTGAGGGATTTGGGGGTTACGAACATAAGAGTCGGAGGACAGACATGCATCGTCTCCTATGGATCCGATGACGAATCCTCCGTCCCCAAACCGAACGTCGCCGCGATAAAAAAGCTGTTCGAAGGCCTCTCTTCAATGGGTTTCAGCACCATGCACGTGGACAACGCGGATGCGGCGGTCATCGCCACGTATCCCGACGAATCCCGCGAGGTCCTTAAGACTATAGTGGAATGCTGCACCGACGGAAACGTGCTCGCACTGGGGATGGAATCCGCCGATCCCAGAGTGTACATGGAGAACAACCTGAACAGCACCTCAGACCAGGTCCTCACCGCCGTCAGGCTCATAAACGAAGTCGGCAACGAGAGAGGCCCCAGAGGAATGCCGAAACTCCTCCCCGGAATAAACATCATATGCGGCCTGGACGGGGAGACCGCAGCCACTTACGCCATGGACCTGGATTTCCTCAGAAAGATAAGGGACGAGAATCTGATGGTCAGACGCATAAACATCCGCCAGGTCCTTCCGGTGAGGCGCGAATTCGACGTCAAAGTGGACCAGAGAAGGTTCAAGAAATTCAAGGAAGAAGTGCGCTCGGAAGTAGACCGCGCCATGCTGGAACGCGTCGCCCCATACGGAACCGTCCTCAAAGACGTCTACGCCGAACTGAACGACGGAAACGTCACATTCGGCAGGCAGATCGGATCGTACCCTCTTCTGGTGGGGATCCCATACAGAATGGAGACGGAAAAGTTCTATGACGTGTTCATAACCGATTGGGGGTTCCGCTCGATCACCGGCGTGACATATCCGTTCGATATCAACCGCCTGCCTCTCAGCGCCTTGGAATCCCTCCCCGGGATCGGAAAGAAGAGGGCGGCGAAGCTGGTCTTGGAAAGGCCTTTCTCTGGGCCCGAGGATTTGGCCGAAGCCATAGGCGACCCCGAAGTGGCTGAAAAGCTGCTGAGAATCGTTTGGCCTTCGCAATGA
- a CDS encoding DNA primase large subunit PriL, whose translation MDARLSAKFPFLREASEFAAENSADLESLITMESFSPARARGKERVLDAINSGEVAYKPLMRDYDCLMEVLSYPYARILVSTIWDRYLTKRYALGEAVRMNKVLSDEDRQTILYVSDELGFKAATDSDGTMRMSFPDYLMLSSRMKSIDWKLINSDIRSGIVFLPKEKFNRLMQNALQDKIESELPLKPPEEFLPYLKKDCDEVRAALETAKMKMSPTRGEGMKDEYLPPCVSHLLELAMKGINLPHSGRFALVTFMSALGLDYDGIIRIFAESPDFDESKSEYQIKHITGELYGRDAYTPPECKTMKTEGLCFEPNALCAKINHPLNYYRIKARGPRKPDGEAPGSKA comes from the coding sequence ATGGACGCGAGACTTTCCGCCAAATTCCCGTTCCTTAGGGAGGCATCGGAATTCGCGGCGGAAAACTCCGCGGACCTGGAATCCCTCATAACGATGGAAAGCTTCTCGCCCGCCCGCGCCCGCGGCAAAGAGAGGGTCCTGGACGCCATAAACTCCGGCGAAGTCGCATACAAACCTCTCATGAGGGATTACGACTGCCTCATGGAGGTCCTGTCGTACCCGTACGCGAGGATTCTGGTGTCTACCATATGGGACAGATACCTCACCAAGAGGTACGCTCTGGGAGAGGCCGTCCGCATGAACAAAGTGCTCTCCGACGAGGACCGCCAGACCATCCTTTATGTCTCGGATGAGCTGGGCTTCAAAGCCGCGACGGACAGCGACGGCACGATGCGCATGAGCTTCCCGGATTACCTCATGCTGTCCAGCAGGATGAAGAGCATCGACTGGAAGCTGATAAACAGCGACATCCGCTCCGGAATCGTGTTCCTTCCGAAGGAGAAATTCAACCGCCTGATGCAGAACGCCCTGCAGGACAAGATAGAATCCGAGCTTCCCCTCAAACCTCCGGAAGAATTCCTGCCGTATCTGAAAAAGGACTGCGACGAAGTGAGGGCGGCGTTGGAAACGGCCAAGATGAAGATGAGCCCGACCCGCGGGGAAGGCATGAAAGACGAATACCTCCCGCCCTGCGTATCACATCTTCTGGAACTGGCCATGAAGGGAATCAACCTGCCGCACAGCGGAAGGTTCGCCCTGGTAACGTTCATGTCCGCCTTGGGGCTGGATTACGACGGCATCATCAGGATCTTCGCGGAATCCCCTGATTTCGACGAATCGAAGTCGGAATACCAGATAAAACACATCACAGGGGAGCTGTACGGGAGGGACGCTTATACCCCGCCGGAATGCAAGACGATGAAGACCGAAGGATTGTGCTTCGAGCCGAACGCTCTCTGCGCGAAAATAAACCATCCTCTGAACTATTACAGGATAAAGGCCAGAGGCCCCCGGAAACCTGATGGGGAAGCCCCTGGAAGCAAAGCCTGA
- a CDS encoding CDP-alcohol phosphatidyltransferase family protein has translation MVLDGQRARADFALAPVAKKLIGVNPNLISWIGLIIALLCGVLFYLSGFEGKEYLLIVGAISVIVSGYFDALDGKVAKLAGKASRKGDYLDHVFDRYADVFMIGGVAVSSWCDPYLGMAALVGVLLTSYMGTQAQAIGAPRLYAGLLGRADRVVLSTLFPIIQFVMMQFGFGSFEIAGFTLNWLEIMMLWFAVVGNLTAIQRAIITWRNLCAEDKKN, from the coding sequence ATGGTTCTAGACGGACAGAGAGCGAGAGCAGATTTCGCTTTGGCCCCGGTGGCCAAGAAGCTGATAGGGGTCAATCCCAACCTGATATCGTGGATCGGGCTCATAATAGCGCTGCTGTGCGGCGTGCTGTTCTATCTCAGCGGATTCGAAGGCAAAGAGTATCTGCTGATAGTCGGCGCTATATCGGTCATCGTGTCGGGATATTTCGATGCGCTGGACGGCAAAGTGGCCAAACTGGCCGGGAAAGCTTCCCGCAAAGGCGATTATCTGGACCACGTGTTCGACAGATACGCGGATGTCTTCATGATCGGCGGCGTCGCGGTGAGCTCTTGGTGCGATCCATATCTCGGCATGGCCGCTTTGGTCGGGGTGCTTCTGACTTCGTACATGGGCACGCAGGCCCAGGCCATCGGCGCGCCGCGTCTGTATGCGGGGCTCCTCGGCCGCGCGGACAGGGTCGTCCTTTCCACGCTGTTCCCGATAATCCAGTTCGTCATGATGCAGTTCGGGTTCGGATCCTTCGAAATAGCCGGTTTCACCCTGAATTGGCTCGAGATAATGATGCTTTGGTTCGCCGTGGTGGGGAACCTCACCGCGATTCAGAGGGCCATCATAACCTGGCGGAACCTCTGCGCCGAGGACAAGAAAAACTGA
- a CDS encoding adenylate kinase family protein — protein sequence MIAITGTPGVGKSAASAELRSRGFEVVDLKAHIMSHGLMGPLDESRDTHEVDLDLLNDSLEEYREREGTAFMEGHLSHYMDCGRIIVLRCSPDTVAERLRARGYGESKVLENVRSEVLDVILCESVDTDIPVAEIDCTGHSVAEVADMIEQAASGGEFPPGKVDWSQEMEKWF from the coding sequence CTGATAGCGATCACCGGCACCCCGGGCGTCGGGAAGAGCGCGGCGTCGGCCGAGCTCCGTTCCAGAGGTTTCGAGGTCGTGGACCTGAAAGCCCATATAATGTCGCACGGCCTTATGGGGCCCCTGGATGAGAGCAGAGACACTCACGAGGTGGATTTGGACCTTCTCAACGATTCGCTGGAGGAGTACAGAGAGCGCGAAGGCACCGCGTTCATGGAAGGGCATCTTTCGCATTACATGGATTGCGGGCGCATAATCGTCCTCAGATGCTCCCCTGATACGGTCGCTGAGAGGCTCAGAGCCAGAGGATACGGCGAATCCAAGGTTCTGGAGAACGTCAGGTCCGAGGTTCTGGACGTGATCCTGTGCGAATCTGTGGACACCGACATCCCGGTGGCCGAGATAGATTGCACAGGGCATTCCGTGGCGGAGGTCGCTGACATGATCGAACAGGCGGCTTCCGGGGGAGAGTTCCCCCCGGGGAAGGTCGACTGGTCTCAGGAGATGGAGAAATGGTTCTAG
- a CDS encoding carbohydrate kinase has product MSPFLSVYGHVTIDQIMGVKKFPAAGTTEDVISAVTTLGGTGTNIAVTAARLGCPTALCAMVGADFPASFEKEIRDSGLIMDDFVHVDGYDTSKAIVVNDQDMVQKVLFYQGPQGFAGDTGITLTKMASESRFVHFCTGQPSYYIDLMGRLPDAFIAVDPAQESHRIWNEKTFPAALELSDAVFCNEKEAESLARYIGKSSIFDAEVGLAVCTFGSEGSEARMGDERIRIPAVKADKVADVTGAGDSYRAGFYTSLYRGYRIPEALVIAAAVSSFVVEKVGALTNTPSWEAALERAEPYFGEISGC; this is encoded by the coding sequence ATGAGCCCCTTCCTGTCGGTTTATGGCCACGTGACTATAGATCAGATAATGGGAGTGAAGAAATTCCCCGCTGCGGGGACAACGGAAGACGTAATCTCAGCGGTAACGACGCTCGGAGGAACCGGCACCAACATCGCGGTTACCGCCGCGAGGCTCGGCTGCCCTACGGCCTTATGCGCGATGGTCGGAGCGGATTTCCCCGCTTCGTTCGAGAAGGAGATCAGGGATTCCGGTCTGATCATGGACGACTTCGTCCACGTGGACGGGTACGATACGTCGAAGGCGATAGTCGTCAACGACCAGGATATGGTCCAGAAGGTCCTGTTCTACCAGGGTCCCCAGGGATTCGCTGGCGATACCGGCATAACGCTAACAAAAATGGCGTCCGAGTCCAGATTCGTGCATTTCTGCACCGGCCAGCCGTCATATTACATCGATCTGATGGGACGGCTTCCGGATGCGTTCATTGCCGTGGATCCGGCGCAGGAATCCCATCGCATATGGAACGAAAAGACTTTCCCGGCGGCGCTGGAGCTTTCCGACGCGGTGTTCTGTAACGAAAAAGAGGCGGAATCCCTCGCCAGATACATAGGGAAGAGCAGCATCTTCGACGCCGAAGTCGGTCTGGCCGTATGCACGTTCGGATCCGAAGGGAGCGAAGCGCGCATGGGAGACGAGAGGATCAGGATCCCAGCGGTGAAAGCCGACAAGGTGGCTGATGTCACCGGCGCCGGAGATTCCTACAGGGCAGGCTTCTATACCTCTCTGTATCGCGGATACCGCATCCCAGAGGCTCTGGTGATAGCCGCCGCAGTCTCGTCCTTCGTCGTCGAGAAGGTCGGAGCGCTTACGAACACGCCTTCGTGGGAGGCCGCGCTGGAGAGGGCCGAGCCATATTTCGGGGAGATTTCCGGATGCTGA
- a CDS encoding adenosylhomocysteinase, whose product MDDELKRGSLRLHWAESHMPVLKDIRKRFIDEQPLAGLKIGMALHTEAKTGMLAVTLADAGAEIRLASCNPLSTDDSVVLALREEFGLKVYAKKWESSEEYYRNLNSILDMSPDFIIDDGADLVAMSHTSRKEVLSTVKAANEETTTGVVRLKAMAADGALKFPVLNVNDAKMKFLFDNRYGTGQSAFDGWMNATNLIVAGKRLVVAGYGWCGKGVAMRAKGLGASVIVTEVDPVKAIEAKMDGFEVMKMIDAVKVADLIITVTGCKDIIAAEHIAVMKDGCVMGNVGHFDNEISKPALEEGSVSCERVRDFIDEYKMKDGRSLYLIAEGRLMNLAAGQGHPAEIMDMSFSTQALGVVHMSRHYKEMEPKVYAVPQEIDSEIAAIKLKSMGVEIDTLTDSQVSYITGWKEGT is encoded by the coding sequence ATGGACGACGAATTGAAAAGAGGGAGTCTCAGACTCCATTGGGCCGAAAGCCACATGCCAGTTTTGAAGGACATAAGGAAGCGCTTCATCGATGAGCAGCCGTTGGCCGGCCTCAAGATAGGTATGGCCCTCCACACCGAAGCTAAGACCGGGATGCTGGCAGTAACGTTGGCCGATGCCGGGGCAGAGATCCGCTTGGCCAGCTGCAACCCGCTTTCCACCGACGATTCCGTTGTCCTCGCGCTGCGCGAGGAGTTCGGCCTGAAAGTATACGCCAAAAAATGGGAATCCTCCGAGGAATACTATCGCAACCTCAACTCCATCCTCGACATGTCGCCGGATTTCATAATCGACGACGGCGCCGATCTGGTAGCAATGTCCCACACTTCCCGCAAAGAGGTGCTGTCCACCGTCAAAGCCGCGAACGAGGAGACCACCACCGGCGTAGTCCGCCTCAAGGCGATGGCCGCCGACGGGGCGCTCAAGTTCCCTGTTCTGAACGTCAACGACGCGAAGATGAAGTTCCTGTTCGACAACAGATATGGGACCGGCCAGTCCGCCTTTGACGGGTGGATGAACGCCACCAATCTCATCGTCGCCGGTAAGAGGCTGGTCGTCGCCGGCTACGGATGGTGCGGCAAAGGCGTCGCGATGAGGGCCAAAGGCCTCGGTGCTTCCGTCATCGTTACGGAAGTGGATCCGGTCAAAGCGATAGAGGCCAAGATGGACGGGTTCGAGGTCATGAAGATGATCGACGCGGTAAAGGTCGCCGACCTCATCATCACCGTCACCGGTTGCAAAGATATCATCGCGGCGGAGCACATCGCCGTCATGAAGGACGGATGCGTCATGGGCAACGTCGGGCATTTCGACAACGAGATCAGCAAGCCTGCCCTCGAGGAAGGCTCTGTGTCATGCGAAAGGGTCCGCGATTTCATCGACGAATACAAGATGAAAGATGGCCGCAGCCTGTATCTCATAGCCGAGGGCCGCCTGATGAACCTCGCCGCCGGGCAGGGGCATCCCGCGGAGATAATGGATATGAGCTTCTCCACCCAGGCGCTGGGCGTCGTCCACATGTCGCGCCATTACAAGGAGATGGAGCCCAAGGTCTATGCCGTCCCGCAGGAGATCGATTCCGAGATAGCCGCCATCAAGCTGAAATCCATGGGCGTAGAGATCGATACTCTTACCGACTCGCAGGTGAGCTACATTACCGGCTGGAAGGAGGGTACATGA
- a CDS encoding phosphopantothenate/pantothenate synthetase: MEIPKDHPRYKSLVTRERLAEMVEKGLVTPTGLISHGRGEAYDYLMGEKSTEAALYAEKAAAAFLLGAKNPVVCVNGNAAALDAGNLIKLAECIPAKIEVNLFHRTPERMEGIISYLESKGAKNVLGREPDQRIKGLNHDRALCTGEGIFSSDVIIVPIEDGDRAEALVSMGKTVISIDLNPLSRTSRTASVPISDEMTRALENIIRFIGELSGDSESIERIKKEFSSSDCRRRTVECICDNLMSEFRER; encoded by the coding sequence ATGGAAATCCCTAAGGATCATCCCAGATACAAATCCCTGGTTACCAGGGAGCGTCTGGCCGAAATGGTGGAGAAAGGTTTGGTTACGCCTACCGGACTGATCTCCCACGGCCGCGGGGAAGCTTACGATTATTTGATGGGGGAGAAGAGCACCGAAGCGGCTCTCTACGCGGAGAAAGCTGCCGCGGCTTTCCTTCTGGGGGCTAAGAACCCCGTGGTCTGCGTCAACGGCAATGCGGCCGCGCTCGACGCCGGCAATCTGATAAAGCTCGCGGAATGTATCCCTGCGAAGATAGAGGTCAACCTGTTCCACAGGACGCCGGAGAGGATGGAAGGCATCATCTCGTATCTGGAATCCAAAGGCGCCAAGAACGTTCTTGGGAGGGAACCCGACCAAAGGATCAAAGGTCTGAACCACGACCGCGCGCTGTGCACTGGCGAAGGCATATTCTCCAGCGATGTGATCATTGTCCCGATCGAGGACGGCGACCGCGCCGAAGCGCTGGTATCCATGGGCAAGACGGTGATATCCATCGATCTCAACCCGTTGTCCCGCACTTCCCGCACCGCCAGCGTCCCGATCTCCGACGAGATGACCAGAGCCTTGGAGAACATCATCCGTTTCATAGGCGAGCTTTCAGGGGATTCCGAGAGCATCGAGAGGATCAAAAAAGAATTCTCTTCATCGGATTGCCGCCGCAGGACCGTCGAATGCATATGCGACAACCTCATGTCAGAATTCAGGGAGCGATAA
- a CDS encoding RNA methyltransferase: MPEIRIVVVGAKFEGNVGAIARSMANFDVKELYLVNPCELGDDAYRRSKHGSQILDDVHIVTGFEDAVKDCFLVVGTSGITTKGDRNYTRVPVPVREFAEQCRGYPEKIAIVFGREDIGLLQEELNLCDVLITIPAGEEYPILNLSHAANIVMYEMFQAEHTNRRAEPADRDEKERMFGFFSDLMDAIDYPLTRREMTRVMFRRMMGRAIPTKYEYNTIMGVFGDASKIIRHGKPWEKKGKE, encoded by the coding sequence ATGCCTGAAATCCGCATAGTCGTCGTCGGAGCGAAATTCGAGGGCAACGTAGGCGCCATAGCGAGGTCCATGGCGAACTTCGATGTCAAAGAGCTGTATCTCGTGAATCCCTGCGAACTCGGGGACGACGCCTATCGCAGATCCAAGCATGGGTCCCAGATCCTCGATGACGTCCACATCGTCACCGGATTCGAGGATGCCGTCAAAGATTGCTTCCTGGTCGTGGGAACCAGCGGAATCACCACGAAAGGCGACAGGAACTACACGCGCGTCCCGGTTCCGGTGCGCGAGTTCGCGGAGCAATGCAGAGGCTACCCAGAGAAAATAGCCATAGTGTTCGGAAGAGAGGATATCGGCCTTCTTCAGGAGGAGCTCAACCTGTGCGATGTCCTCATAACGATACCGGCCGGAGAGGAATATCCCATCCTCAACCTTTCCCATGCGGCCAACATCGTGATGTACGAGATGTTCCAGGCGGAGCACACCAACAGGAGGGCGGAGCCAGCGGACAGGGACGAGAAAGAACGCATGTTCGGATTCTTCTCGGACCTCATGGATGCCATTGATTACCCCCTCACAAGAAGGGAGATGACGCGCGTCATGTTCAGAAGGATGATGGGGCGCGCCATACCGACGAAATACGAATACAACACGATCATGGGCGTCTTCGGCGACGCATCGAAAATAATCAGGCACGGAAAGCCGTGGGAGAAGAAAGGGAAGGAGTGA
- a CDS encoding GNAT family N-acetyltransferase: MEASLEPIGPDGAEELSRFAYPVWVETYAPLVEGGKKRVDEFYPDWMGPDAVRDLISRGYRFFYIVYGGERAGYLSYKVGDEVLTISKLYLFQDFRGLGLGSWAMDRILESGMNEGCSKAELVVNHYNGRAIAFYKKYGFSEIRRIPEKGTRRPDYLSVMGKDLRYRPGSAESLSGTGKKGQFTPSLSSPTAFRA; the protein is encoded by the coding sequence ATGGAAGCATCGCTCGAGCCGATCGGACCGGATGGGGCGGAGGAGCTCTCGCGTTTCGCATATCCCGTGTGGGTCGAGACATATGCGCCCTTGGTCGAAGGGGGGAAGAAGCGCGTGGACGAGTTCTATCCGGATTGGATGGGCCCGGATGCCGTCAGGGACCTGATCTCCCGGGGGTACAGGTTTTTCTATATCGTTTATGGGGGCGAAAGGGCCGGATATCTGTCATACAAAGTGGGCGATGAGGTTCTAACCATAAGCAAACTGTATCTTTTCCAGGATTTCCGCGGGCTGGGGCTCGGCTCTTGGGCCATGGACCGCATCCTGGAATCCGGCATGAATGAGGGGTGCTCCAAAGCGGAGCTGGTGGTCAACCATTACAACGGGCGCGCCATAGCTTTCTACAAGAAGTATGGCTTCTCAGAGATACGCCGCATACCGGAGAAAGGCACTCGTCGCCCCGATTATCTTTCGGTAATGGGCAAGGATCTGCGATACCGCCCCGGCTCTGCCGAATCGTTATCGGGCACGGGCAAGAAAGGGCAGTTCACTCCTTCCCTTTCTTCTCCCACGGCTTTCCGTGCCTGA